The sequence CCCTTCTGTTctccgaagttaagccctgttggacggggttgatatctggatgggtgaccatctacataaaataccctgtgctgtactccttgggaagtcaggatGGCGAAGTGATCATCAATCACGctttccacctctactacaaatgttgtatgtggctGGAGTTTTCATTTGATCTCACCCTGACTTCCAGGATTTTCGCCTGGTACTCTAGTTTGCTCCATCGAAAAACTGGCTCATGCGGTTTTAACATCCTGTATAGTCTCACGACTTCTGGGGTtattaaatatgaaatgaaatgagcCTAAGCCgtatgcagctgtaaacaaaagagtCTTTGTCTGTAGGCTCAGCTGCAATACAGCTGCGATAGCAGCAATATTGTGACAGCAAGTCAGTTTAATGATTTTGCCACCTAAAATCTCCTACTCTAAAGTCAGTGATGGAGCGTCCGAGCTAATGATTGGATGATGGGTCGTCTCAAATTATGGAAGCACTCGGATTCTTCCGAGCCTCTCCGAGTAACCATCGAACAAAAGACACATCTGTCCATGATTCGCCGTCATTTTAAATGCATTTTGCGACAATAAACATTCTACTTTTAATTTTGAAGGATTTTCACCCATATATTGCTGTTGCTCTATTTTTTACACCTAGGAACTTTCCTTTTAATCTACGTGAATGAGTATAACATCGCAGTACAAGCGTTTGCTCTTCAAGGAAGTGTGACTGATCAGACGCAGTGGATTGACGCGATCAGAAAAGCACAGGTACATTTTAAAAGAGTGCAAGTCGAACGCAAGAAGTCGATTTTAGCTCAGCTACTGTTTGGTTAATCCTGTAGAAAGGAcaacttgtttttctttgtgaTCTCAAGTTTGTTCTCGGACGAATGAAAGTAGTCGAAGTAGCCTGCTTAGCAAGCGTTTCCCGTTGGGTTTCCGCGCAAATTTCGATGTTTTAGCCGCGCGAAAGGGGCTCTGCAAATTTCGATGTTTTGACCGCAAGAAAATTAAGGCGAAAGCCCCAAttttcgcgcggccaaaacatcgaaatttgcatacaatactgtgacatattgagattcacggtacttcacaataaacatcacaaggtgtcccttcttcatgcattgcaaaaccgtttTTATTAGGGTTAGAGGAccctttgtgatgtctatcacgaatcatgaatctcattatgtcacagtattggacaaccctctcgTTTCTAATGTTACGTTATTTCATTAAATACGAAGGCGCCCTATATAAAGGCATAAGCTTTGCAAGTTCCGGATCATTGGAAAcggggacaatgcatttttatgcttcacgctcaaacagagaattaatatccctcagggatcggactcggaattacaaatagaacaattatttgaaaagacattgcaaataccAATACAgtatcagtttataatcctgttgtaaatatgattccttgaaaagaaaaacttacctggcgttgaatttttcttggCATCGTGCCAGCGTAAGTTCCCTAATTTAACCTTAAACCGAGGCAGTTCTGTCTTACTTACTAATCTAAAACTTACATTTGAGTAAATATAGCGTATGCATTTACGAAGGAAATTACTCAACGCACTAAAAGCACTCAAAACTTGCCTTCAGTGAAGGCAAGTTTTAATAAGATTTAGATCTTGTCACAACAACGGTGTGCGCTATGGAGTTTTATCAAGCTGTTTCTTTTTTGTCGCAGAAACTTTACATGGTAGCTAGACTCGGCCAAGGCTCCTCTCACATGGTGCCAGTCCAGTCCATGAGCGACAGCGATCTTGTTAGCCCATCAACATATTTGGGTCCAGAGAGCGGCCAGTCGTCGGCATCTCCGTGGAAATATCGGCGCAAATCGTCAGCGTCGTCAATAATCGACGACATGTCGCCGGAGTCTGAATCCGATGAAGAATCGGGACTGGCCATGATGACGTTGAATCCTCGCTTTCGCTCCGATTCGGTTCAAACATCTGGCAGTAGCACGCAGTCGTTTGAAAACAAGACAAAAGATGTGGAGCCAGAGGAGAAAGGAGCCAATGCGAGGCGGAGGTCGCAAGCAGATATCTTGACTTCAGAAGAAGAGAAAGCTCGACAGGTAGGAGCAATGGCCAAGGCAAGATCTGAATCTCTTGGCAAGATTGCGAGGTCGCCGTCTGCACCCGAGAAGGAGCGGCCACGTGTAGTGGACATCAGTTCGTTGTCGCGGTCTTCTTCAGCGCCACAAGGACCAACGCCTGAACAGGCGTCGAGTTTAAGAGAGGGGATTGTCCTGACGCGAAAAGCAGAGGAGGAAGAGGGGTCTGCTTCGTCGTCCTCTTTGTCACTGAATGACTCTGGCGGCGACCCCGATATACCATCGAGAAAGATTTCTGGTGATCATCCAACTTTGCCGGAGGCAGAACAACAACCAGAAAGTGAATCTCAGTCAACGGACCAACTCTCTACCTCTGAACAAGATTCTTCAACCGAACAAGAGAATGGTCAATTTTCATCCGTCATAGAGGACAGCGAGCATGAATACAGTGATGGAGAACAAAGAATGGAGCAAGAGCTGGGACTCTGTTTTGATGCAGCTGATGAAGGCGCGTCAGCTGAAGAGGCATCCAGTGCGGAAAATCTTGCTGATACGGCACCCGAATCACATACACCTCAGTGCATCTCAGACTTGTTTGAGCCACGAGTTAGACCCAGTGATGCACAGAAGCAAACTCCTCGCATTAAATCGCAACTCATTGCGCAGCACAGAATCGAATCCGCTATTACGCAACCGGAACCACCGCGCAAACGGATTTCTTTACCAAAGAGATCTTCACCTGTAATGACGAGAAAGACTCGACCAGATTTCTTATGGAGAAGCCACGGGAACTCTGATTCAGATTTGAATGGAATTTTACAAAGACTTCGGGATTCGACAATGCTAGCCGATTCTGGCGATGCCACGCCCTCTTCCAGTCTCGAGCGTAATAGCAAAACGGGAGCAGCTAAACGATCTTCAGAAACGTTTCCGCGATCTCCAGTTAAGCCTGACAAATCTCACTACCCGTCGAGTTTGGACTTGACGGAATATCCCCACAAGAAGGAAAAACCTTCCGGTTCGCTCTCGTCAAGTTCGTCGTTCTTGGGTTCTCGGAAAAAGAGCATGTCTCTGTCAGATCTGTTAAATATCGGAAGGGAGGTGACGAGTGGTAGACGAAAAGATAAGGACAGTAAAAATGACAATAGTACGCATCAGAAGCCGTTGGAGCAATTAAGCCCGTTGAGCCCTTCGACCGATGAAGATCCTATTTCCCCTACCAACACCAACGAAAgtagaaaagaagagaaaaagtcGCGATTTAGGCTCCGAAGGAAAGCAAGCCGCTCAAATATTAAGGATGGCATTGCGTCTGGTCCAGATTTAGATCCCAAAAGAGCCTCTAGGCATTTCTTCAAGGAATCTCTGATGCTGGAGTCCTCGTAAGTAGAGTTCATTTTCATAACTGTAGAttattttcactcacgtgactgGCGACCATATTGAGTTGACGAATCCAAGTGAATCATTTGCATAAAGATTGACTGTAATTTTGGTTCACCAATATGGCCGCTATGACATCACATGAGTTCTGTCATAACttgaatctttgctgacgtcattgtttacacgTTGTCTCATAACACACGAATTTGTTCCCAAAAGGTGTCTTGATAAAAAAGTCAAGGGAACTTTCTGATTACCTCCACAATATTTTAAACCTGCGAATTGTGTTAATTGTGAAGTATCAGTCACCAACAGATGACAAATAATTGTCTTGCGAAAGCACTCACAAGCCTATACACTCTTCTAAACCAAAAATCAGACAATCCGGAGTTAAGCAAGCTAAAACGTTTAGAAATAAGAAACAATAagataaagaaataacatttttaCAAAGTATTGGATAATAAGTTCCCACAGACGCCTTAAGCATTAAAATTTCAGCAAAATCTTTGAAGACTAAACGTTTATTCGAATTAGGATCACACCTGTAAACCCGGTTGTGATTTCTTATTCATTATCAGCAAGTTTTTGAATGAAATAACCCCGATTATGTTTTAAGTACGAGATTTTAAATTATAAAAGCCTAATTTGTGGATGATTCTCTCTCGTTTTAGAGTTGGAAGTAGTCCGAAGTAGGCGCTCATGAAGCCGTCCCTCAAGCTAAAATATTAAGTTAACGATCTTTCTGCAATGCACGTGTACAAAGTTGTTTCAAAatcttttaggaaaaaaagcAATGTGAAGTGTTCCATTATTTATCGTAGGAAAGTTTTGTACTAAAAGCAATTATTCCGTATCAGTAAACTCTTGATTTCCTTGTACGCATATTTATGTCCAGGTTTTAACAAATAAAACCcagtattttgattttttcagtCTGTTCTGTGATTGGATTGAGAGAGAAACTTGTTGGATAAATTATAACTGATAAACAAAATAGTCTTTTTTTCATCGAACCACTCTAAACTGCAAAGTTAATGTTATTTCTGTCATGAAATCTGACAATAAGCTAAAATCATATTTTCTAACATACTCTGACTAAGCTAACTTGGTGTACTAAATTAGCCAGGACATTGGCAAATAACGATGTGGGGAAGTAAAAAGAACACACCCACTATTCCGTTGTTGTTGATCCCAAATCGTTCCATTTTGAGCGATGAGTGTGTATCAATTCTTAAATCGAGAAGATATCCTAGTAATTCTCAAAGAAAACCATTTGGGGGCGGGTGGGTGGGTAGCGGTAGTACGGTCTGAGGTAATTTGTAGTAAGGGTAAACAAAGTGAACACGAGGGGAGGGGGATGCACATCAGCTCAACTCACCCCCATCCGCACGGGGTGTGCTTTTTTCGATGTGTCACTCTGTTACTTCGGTGCTCCTTCAGTCGGTTCACCTCTCATTTCTTTGTGTGACTACGACGAGGGAAATAAGAAAACTTCGTATCTGCTTTTTTCTCTCTCCTGTTAGAAACAAAGCGTCCATCATAGTTGATGCTGAAGTCAACCTTGGCTGACAGAGTAGTTACGATTCCCGACTTGTTTTTCGAAGCCTCCAGATTTTGTTCTGGGGTTTCTATAAGTCATTCCCTGGTCAAATACGTTGTTAGGCTGCGCGCGGTCTGGTTTCGACGAGAAACAAAAAGAGCGGGAAAAGTACACGCGAGAAGCGGAGGACACTCGCTCGACTCGAGGGGAGCGCGGGTGCTTGTATTTTTCCCGCCCTTTTGTTTCGCGCCGAAATTACTCGCAGCCTATAAGCAGTTCCTTGACACTGAAGATCCATCAATTGAGTAATGTAACGTACTTGCTATAGCGTATAGAGACGCATACTGTGGAGCAAAAAAAcgtaaaacaacaaaaaaaagaaacgggTAAACTTAAAAAAGAAGTATTATTGAAGGAGAGTACCGAACGGGTATCGACATTATCTTGGAACTTACCTATTTTTATCTTCTCGTTTGTCTTTCAGAGAGTATGTCTAAAGGCCGTGGGATAAATAGTTAGAATTCCAAGGAATTAGAAATTTCAACAAACCTCCTTTTATCTTCTGTACTTTAATTTAAGTATGAACACCCAAACACGTTTAAATTAATCGAATTTAAGTCACTCCAAAGAAGTATGTGGCAGCAAAGTTAGTGAACGAAAATGCAACTTCAGCAGCCGTGTTTTGCTTGATTATCAAGCTGTAATTTGAACCATTATTCGGTGAAATGTTGTGGGGCTTTTCAATGTGTACATTTAAACACACTAAATTAGTTCAAAcggcaataataatttttagcCTTTAAATTAGTCGATTTCACGGTGTTTCTTTTGGAAGTTTCTCTTACAGGTCATCGGCATGATTTGAATTACGAACATTTCATTCTTTAGCGGGTCCGTCCCTCTCCTTGTCGCTTCCGTTCCAAGTTCACTTCGTGCGTGAATGTAATCGGGTTCTCCCTTTCATGCATCGAATGTTACAGAGATAACATACCGCAATAAACTACAGCACTAGAAATAATATGTACACAAACATGATTTCAAACCACAAGAAATAACTTCGTCGGAATGATTtactttcaagtttttcttaATGTAAAAATTACGATGTGTCGTGAgtgccgccatcttgaataatCAATACCTCTTGGGCAAACGCGAACGTCACATGCATACAAAACAGCGGCACCCGGGAAATTTTTTACGTCAAAATAGGCGAttcaaaaattctttttttcttctaggAAACGTGTctccattgaattgttttcaattgttttAGGGAATGGAGGCGCGTTTGGTCGCTATACGTAAATGATTAGAATTATCTAGGCATTCTCAAGACACTGGCATTCTTATACTTTGCCTTTGACCTGTAAAAGAGACCTGCCTTTCATAAAAGATGTACTCTTTTTCTGGATAAGCGTTGTACAGTGGGAGGCCTCGTTTTATTCCCGTTGCGTTACTCGTTACTGTCACGGTGCCAGTTGGGAGTTAAGCTTAGCAAAGACAGAGACAATAAGAACGACCGCAAAAAATGATATCTATCTGTTAGAGGAGGGAAAAAAACATACATGCTGCACGTGTGGCTATTCTCGCGCTGCATGAACTTTGTTCATTTCCGGACCTcactctgcaaaacaacagaGGTAGCGCAAGGTTGTACTTCATTTGAAGATATGCTTTTCTTGTTGTAGCCTCCGTCGTGGCTCCGATTTCCAATTGTTGTCTTAAGGGAATTAAAGAAATGACGACTGTGACAGCAACGACAACGTGAACGCCACAAatcaagatttgattggttgaatgatgaaaaataatcgtgctgcaggtgcggcacgctttttagtgcaattttttgatgTAACCATTCGATAACGTgaagttttcatatttgaggttctgacgacaacgcgagcccgcgGCAGTAAGTGTTTCATTCTTTTCCTCTAACATGAGAACCATTTGTGCCAATCAGAGACATTTGGGCTATTTTGTCCAACGCGATCAAtgtggaataatcgcaaaacactatCTCAATGTGACGCTTTCGTTGCAGCAGTCGTCTTAGCTTCCTAAACTCCCGTGTATCTATCCAATGACAACCTCACGAGGCTGTTTTCATTCTACGTTTGAGCAGTGAAGGGGCTGGCGCACATGGGCAACTTTCAACGTTGTTTGGCGCACTGTGTTTCAGTGCCCTTGCCTTtgagttatttttattattgcccTTTGGATAACGTCACTTATGTGCACGTGTGTTTAAAGAATATTGCCATGTTGTAAATAGGGTTTTCAACTGAATTATTTAGACTCCATTCTACAGTGGATGTTAATATGTAAtcagaatgtttttttttttaacttttttatttattaaaattttTTACAAAGTGAAATATGCGCTAAACCATTGAAGTGTACAGCGAGTGACTGTCCATTGGAGTTTTGTTAAATAAACAGTGGACATAACAATGTTTTTGTGTGTTAAGGAAAACCTATTCGTCATCGGATTTGacacaagaacataaaaaaACTTGATTAccaattaaataaataaaatcgtGAGAAATCCTGGGTAGTTAAAGCCTTTTTTTTGTGAGCTAAAGTATAGTTTTTGCTATTCGTCCGTTTGTTACCACAAAAGAATTATTTAGGATTATGTAgcacatgctgcaaattaaaacatcaaaagtgtgcgcgcACTGAacgaaggaggagtgggtattaggatttttatatttttgagcgggaagctgatatacttttttcttggcctgtgtgactattcggacaaatttcttaacatgttttgcagttcgtgcgatATGGAATGCCCTTCATCAATGTTGTCAGCGACTTTATTTGAGTCAggcctcgaataaggcggcaagttcggttgacaaggaaaaactgtcaaAGAaatatttccatcggggatatccttacgcagcattgattatgcgatattttcagcaatgcgcatgcgtaaacgccatctactttgcaccagtagtcaccacaaggcaccgtatgaaaaacaacaagaggtCAACATGAAGAGgcctgagccttgaaatgagtgctCTTGCTacagcgcgtgcgcaattgttaaatatgctctaaaTTAGTACACACTTGCGCgaaccacatggagaaaatatctagaagactgttctatatatatcgaaattggtactatctataagtcgagctgagtggatgagtgggatctgtctcatatggtctaggggccgacttatctctctctccctgcctgtcggtgacgataggtatctgaaccttagctcacaaaagcgacccacgggccgaaatctcgggggaaatcgtttggtacgacgctctggcaccacgtccagaggtactgttgtcttgatcttttgtttgcgcatgcgcaggttctcactaactctagttcttaccatattcgtgggaatgaagtGAATTGAgaagggtcaagtgaatacatgataGTGTTCATGtcatttaaggtggctgaacacagtttccacgcggtcagcagtgttgtgtaaaagccagcgcgccttttcaaaggcaaaacaaatagttaaatacgtataaagtgatttacacattgtttgttttccaaCGAAATGAatctgaggaaccctcgagcaacccagttgaatgcagcgcatgcgcagttgctcgaaaaattgagaccaattaccttcgtagaaacttgccaatttctaacgatgcagtcattagaatttcaagaaatttggccaaaaactcgtttagaacccaagtgaatgatctatcacgaaaaatctgaattttaacagagggaatttttaatactacagaaaacgattcacaagaaattacgaaaatcgcctctgttaaaattttattaaaacaatgtttacagaaggaatttcatgtcaattcgtagtgggcaaacgatgaagaaaatctaacgactggattttccttaaatgaacgaaagCCTTCTTTTTAACCAGgcctgttgccatggcaacagtaccagaccttaaccaaaatgcgagaataaactcttccatggttaaccttcactcatgcaaaaaacgggtcccaaatgataaatagtttaaaaagtaacggtgaatgaggcataggcacttaaaaactgtgttcagccaacTAAGCGTGCaaggggtccgtttctcgaaagtccctaAAACTTTTCAGGCTCGAAAAGCCATTTATAAAACTGTggcccgcttattctgtaaagttgCTCTTTTCATtcgttgtaaagggaataagaATTAAAGTAAATGCAAAGCTTCGTGcttcgagacgccttcgctttgaagacacaaagaaaattatgtcacccgaaattcgCCCGTAAAGtttcgagactttcgagaaacgggccccagttTCCtgaacatgcgggcggatcagtgaTCTAGTTGGTTGACctgaacttcgttcccaaaatcacTTTGTAACCATTTtaccttactatagcctttgcaaaatgcccaaaaatggcaatacttcgctaCTCATTTCTtcccaagttttttttttagagttctTACAGCATTTAGAGTGGGTACAAGTAAACTACACATAGGAGACAAAGTATCCATCCAATACCACTAAAAGTATATATTCTTGATCTTCATTAAATTATCTGTCCAAtggaattaattattaatgttaattAGGTTAATTATTAACAGGATATTAATTGAAAACAGACAGAATGGTCATTTTCACTGATTTTTCTGTCTCAAAAGACCTAATTCTCCATCTTATATTACAAATAGTTGGATGATATATTAATTGGAAACAGTTTACCTCTTTCTAAACAGAAATGTGCAAAAGAAGTGAAGGGAAAGGTGACTTGAGAGGCTACAAGTATGTTTTAATCCACAGGTCCAAAAGCTGAGCAAATATGTCATGATGCAACATGAACGTCAAAGAACAAATATCAAGTCCTAAAACAGGCAAAAGAGGACTGTACGCTAACAACATTTGTTTCTGctataatgtaataattattgatatagTGGTATATTTAAGTGATTGTAAAAGTAGTTACAACATGTCAACCACaagcaaaaaacacaaaaggatTGCCatgcttgtttaaaaaaaaagcaagagagGACTCCAAAAGTTCATAGTAGTCACTACAAACAACACTAGCAAAAGCAAAACTCAATCAGCAAAGGCTGGATTTGCTATGCCACTCAACCCAGCAGTTTCTTGTTGAATTAAGACACAGGTGTACCTCACAAATACTACAATAGACATTAGATCGAGATGGGCGTTTTCGTGTTGGTTGTTCTTCTACTGGCACATTCCTGCATTGGCGTTTGTGCTGTACTGAGGCTACTTGAGAACACAGACAGCAAACCAAATTAGCTCCCACAAGAGGTAGATGGACACCCACATTTTGTAACCTTGGCTCAATATCAGGATTAGTTCTCTTTCGACCCACAGGGTGGTGTTGCGAAGCAGAATATCCATGAACCAACTCTGTTGCCAGGTGCATGCGGAATTCTCTTGCACTTTTGTGGCCTGGAACTGCAGCCTTGTAAATCTGGAAGGCATTATTTATAGATGTTTCCAGCTGATGGAACACAACTCTTGGAGGCCAACGCTTGCACTGCCGCCCAACACTGTAGTATCTGTTGTTTTGATCAGCTCGATCAATTCCACACATGTATTTATTATAGTCCTTTAGAAGAGGTGGAGATGGGATGTTGACCACCCCTTCTTTACTTCTTCTCCTAACAACTTGATCTTCTTGCTGCACATTTCTAGTATAATTTGGTTTGTGAACAGTGCTAAGAAAGTAAACTGCCTTATTGTCAAACCATGACACTGCAAGGAGATTTCCACAATTTCTCCAGTAACTTGTCCCTCGCTggggttttggttttgttggaAATACCAATTCCTTAGCAAATCCTTTGGAAGAAGCTTTCACAGTTCCTAAAGAGTCAATTCCCATTTCTTTCAGCTTCAGAGACAAAGATGGACTTGAATAAAAATTGTCAGTGACAACAATGTATCCCTTGTTGCCATAACCTTGCAGTAGGTCTGTGACCACCTGCTGAGCCAGTCCAACGTAAGGAGCATCTTCTGTGTTGTTAACAGCAGTCAGGTTTTTTCCAGTGTAAATTTGCTGCTTCAAGATGTAACCAGTTTTGGCATCAGCCATAGCCCAGACCTTGATGCCAAAACGATTTGGTTTGTTGGCAATAAATTGCCGAAACCCTACACGACCACGGTAAGGAATCATTTGTTCATCAATGGCAAGCCATTGTGAGGAAATCCATTCCCTTTCATACTTTGGGAGAAGCATGCTGAGGAACCTTCTTATTTCATATAATTTGTCATAACCAGGTTGGCCTGGTTCAACAGCTGGTTTATCTACTTGTTCATCACAGAACTTCAAGTAACGCATAATTGCATTGAAGCGATTGCGTGACATAGCAGAGGACCAGTCATTGACTTCAAAAAGGCTGAATTTCTTTTGCCAGTACATTTCCACTAAGGGTAATTTAAGGATACCCATGGCAAGACAAACACCAAAGAAAGCCTTCATTTCTGAAAGTTCATTTATTTCTCTCCATTGGGTTTTGTGTTTTTCAGGGTTAGCATTTCTCTTTGCTTCagcatttttatttgtttgaacTCTAATAAAATCATACAAGTCATCACTCCAAAATAACTGAAGAAATGACAATGGAGTACAATTACCTCCCCATACTCTAACAGTACCTGATCTTTGATTAAACATGGGAATGGTGTTTGTGACATTCCCCTTTTGCCATTGCAAATTGAGCTCAGGGCGTCGATTAGCACGCCTCTGTCTCCCAATTCGCCTCCGTTGTTGGGCTTTCAGTTCAGGTGCTGCAGCAGCCCCGGCTGTTTCCATAGTTACATTATGCCTTGCCACACGAATTTCAGGGTCCTTCTCATCCACAAATGCCATATTGTTTTCCTCTTCATCGCTGAAACCTGACCCCTGAGAGTCTGTTTCATCATTCTGCGATGATTCTTCCTCGGCTGCGAAGTTAAAAGCACTTCCATCGCGATCATTTGGGAAGCCATACACTCGATCATCATCTTCCTCGGATTCTGAGCTTTCAAAATCACTCTCATTTTCGTCATTTTCGCTTGAATCCCACTCTGACGATTCTCCATGTGTCACCCGAGACGCCATTTAAATTTAACCGCAATCGAAAACCgtaaacacaaaatattttgttttaaactTTGCTAATTTCCTCAAATCTTCGCTCCTTCACCCGAAATTCTAGGGGTGAAGCATATTTAGGATTTGCCTATTGTTTCTTACCCCCTCTTATgtaatatttcatcatttttgGCTCTGGTTCAGTCCCCTTTGGCTTAGGACCCAAATATCGGTGTCTGGTAAGATTTGAGTTAAaaacatttggatttatttaaggacggtgcctcctaattaaagatatttttccccggtgtgtgattatgcaggaattgtaggtcttaacaagtcctattgaaatcccaaaagaaaattggcggtaaccacgcatttttcaaagataattcatgaataatatctgtaaaaagctttaaaatacaaagcaatgtatggtattctttctcaaattgaagcttaattatctctcaaaaatgcatggttacccccaattttctttttggataccaagagtacttactaagacctactttctccggatagttttaaaccgcgcaaaaatatccctgtattagtaagcattcgcgataggaaatccgagtatctggagatgcgacGAACGTATGCGCAAGAACAATAGTAGACTGAGTTTGTTTGCACCGTTCCAGGGGGGGTCCTAGGGTGCCCGTAACCCCCCTTTTGTCAGTCTTTTTTAatcaaacaacctacaacaggtgacgaaaatgccatgacgatatcttggccatggTTAAAAGGCCCTTTCTTCTAAACTTTCCTTTTAATCAACGTATTGATGAGATCATCAAGACCTTTGCCACTCGTCATCCACGCCGCGTTTTGTTAAAAGATGTTTTGAAAGATGAGTAGTGAGAACTGAACTAATCTAGAAGCTATTTTGTAGCCCTGCCCTTCCCTCTACTCTCACTGCTCATCCGAAACATGTCACATTAAGCCGAAACACGGCGTggaggtcgacatgacaatctggtgagtaccctcacatTGACacaaaatcctggctacgcccctgcgttcaaatcaaagataggagTCTttcgtttgatctgagacttcgcacgtgactgactgcagcagaagatattatacttggttttaatacattttat is a genomic window of Acropora muricata isolate sample 2 chromosome 8, ASM3666990v1, whole genome shotgun sequence containing:
- the LOC136926632 gene encoding piggyBac transposable element-derived protein 4-like — translated: MASRVTHGESSEWDSSENDENESDFESSESEEDDDRVYGFPNDRDGSAFNFAAEEESSQNDETDSQGSGFSDEEENNMAFVDEKDPEIRVARHNVTMETAGAAAAPELKAQQRRRIGRQRRANRRPELNLQWQKGNVTNTIPMFNQRSGTVRVWGGNCTPLSFLQLFWSDDLYDFIRVQTNKNAEAKRNANPEKHKTQWREINELSEMKAFFGVCLAMGILKLPLVEMYWQKKFSLFEVNDWSSAMSRNRFNAIMRYLKFCDEQVDKPAVEPGQPGYDKLYEIRRFLSMLLPKYEREWISSQWLAIDEQMIPYRGRVGFRQFIANKPNRFGIKVWAMADAKTGYILKQQIYTGKNLTAVNNTEDAPYVGLAQQVVTDLLQGYGNKGYIVVTDNFYSSPSLSLKLKEMGIDSLGTVKASSKGFAKELVFPTKPKPQRGTSYWRNCGNLLAVSWFDNKAVYFLSTVHKPNYTRNVQQEDQVVRRRSKEGVVNIPSPPLLKDYNKYMCGIDRADQNNRYYSVGRQCKRWPPRVVFHQLETSINNAFQIYKAAVPGHKSAREFRMHLATELVHGYSASQHHPVGRKRTNPDIEPRLQNVGVHLPLVGANLVCCLCSQVASVQHKRQCRNVPVEEQPTRKRPSRSNVYCSICEVHLCLNSTRNCWVEWHSKSSLC